From the Aquitalea magnusonii genome, one window contains:
- a CDS encoding response regulator transcription factor: MSASTPQVHIVDDDEAFRDSLVFLLESHDYAISCHASAEALLEDFQPRGAGCLIVDIRMPGMSGLELFDELSARHNPWPVIFITGHGDVPMAVQAVKRGAHDFLEKPFNQQALLNTVDSALALSQQQQASSAARDRFAECLASLTIREREVLDKVVEGKMNKVIADELGISIKTVEAHRGKMMDKMKVRSIADLVQAVMANR; this comes from the coding sequence ATGAGTGCCAGTACTCCCCAGGTTCACATCGTCGATGACGACGAAGCATTCCGTGACTCGCTGGTTTTCCTGCTGGAAAGCCACGACTACGCCATCTCCTGTCACGCCAGCGCAGAAGCCCTGCTGGAAGACTTCCAGCCGCGCGGGGCCGGCTGCCTGATCGTGGACATCCGCATGCCCGGCATGAGCGGACTGGAACTGTTTGATGAACTGAGCGCACGCCACAACCCCTGGCCGGTCATCTTCATCACCGGCCATGGCGACGTGCCGATGGCGGTGCAGGCAGTCAAGCGCGGCGCACACGACTTCCTGGAAAAACCGTTCAACCAGCAGGCCCTGCTCAATACCGTGGACAGCGCCCTGGCGTTGAGCCAGCAACAACAGGCCAGCAGCGCCGCGCGCGACCGCTTTGCCGAATGCCTGGCCTCGCTCACCATCCGCGAACGCGAAGTGCTGGACAAGGTGGTGGAAGGCAAGATGAACAAGGTGATTGCCGACGAACTGGGCATCAGCATCAAGACGGTGGAAGCCCACCGCGGCAAGATGATGGACAAGATGAAAGTGCGCTCGATTGCCGACCTGGTGCAGGCGGTGATGGCCAACCGCTAG
- a CDS encoding PAS domain S-box protein, whose translation MRTPRFYAFRKRSGWYQLFPNTTIVLFFLTMGVMLWTLDAREAEQQKSNLARDALWAEQTLQLKLEDNLAQLTDLARSMGSGETDEAGFQTQASQLLANTPEMLALARSDNHGTLRWTAPYEDGPLAPGGSIQAPAAFKQAQQNGRFAYSTPFKRSNGNWRYELHIPLYQNGQFNGMLVAMFDADNVVRRLPPAWFSEKYQLELQTRDGKTIAANAASRMRGGVAEKLELPGTGLVITARPVKGAMTQARLLQLGLIGGMALLTLLSLLSLNRHIRGRVEAERERDRVYRLSQEMLGVVRRDTTILQLNPAFEKGLGYSADELLGTSFLNYLLPEERETARESFERMFDTGGADRFVQTRILTQSGETRWIVWALSPLADSGVAYVSGRDITAEKQAEQALRQESSFRKAMEDSLVVGIRAIDLQGRITYVNPSFCALTGYSEQELLGLAPPYPYWRQGPQGEGNRRDLDDTLAGDAPPEGFQSVMQRKNGEVFDAHILASPLIDARGHHTGWMAVLTDITERLEAQRRLEASHERFVTVIEGLDAAVAVVDPATLELLFCNQRYQQWFTPDQPADSQLGYCDLRLVELMRSARDVDMEVWMDPPSRWISMRRRSIRWVNGRIVSMTILTDTTQQHDAEERYQQQMQQLQSTSRLVTMGEMASTLAHELNQPLSAIANYQAGCIERIRQGKATPESLLPVMEKITAQAERAGTVVRRIREFVKQSEPDRKTCQLTDIIEASLAIADIEARRQAATIDIQLEKTLPALYVDPILVEQVLLNLIKNGIESMQDCPPTERVLHVEARQLNPRRIEVAISDHGHGVPLDLKERLFDAFFTTKAEGMGMGLNICRTIIEFHEGQLWVEDNPGGGSIFRFTLPVSET comes from the coding sequence ATGCGCACACCCCGCTTTTACGCGTTCCGCAAACGCAGTGGCTGGTATCAGCTATTTCCCAACACCACCATCGTGCTGTTCTTCCTCACCATGGGCGTGATGCTGTGGACGCTGGATGCACGCGAAGCCGAACAGCAAAAAAGCAATCTGGCCCGTGACGCCCTGTGGGCCGAACAAACCCTGCAACTGAAGCTGGAAGATAATCTGGCCCAGTTGACCGACCTGGCACGCAGCATGGGCAGCGGCGAAACCGACGAAGCCGGCTTCCAGACCCAGGCTTCACAACTACTGGCCAACACCCCGGAAATGCTGGCGCTGGCGCGCAGCGACAACCACGGCACCCTGCGCTGGACCGCGCCCTATGAAGATGGCCCGCTGGCCCCAGGCGGCAGCATCCAGGCCCCAGCCGCCTTCAAACAGGCCCAGCAAAATGGGCGTTTTGCCTACAGCACACCGTTTAAGCGCAGCAATGGCAACTGGCGCTATGAACTCCATATCCCGCTCTACCAGAACGGCCAGTTCAACGGCATGCTGGTGGCCATGTTCGATGCCGACAATGTGGTACGACGGCTCCCCCCGGCCTGGTTCAGCGAAAAATACCAGTTGGAGCTGCAAACCCGTGATGGCAAAACCATTGCCGCCAATGCCGCCAGCCGCATGCGCGGCGGTGTGGCAGAAAAACTGGAACTGCCCGGCACCGGACTGGTGATTACCGCCCGCCCGGTAAAAGGCGCGATGACCCAGGCCCGGCTGCTGCAACTGGGACTGATCGGCGGCATGGCCTTGCTCACCCTGCTCAGCCTGCTCAGCCTCAACCGCCATATCCGTGGCCGGGTGGAGGCCGAACGCGAACGCGACCGGGTGTACCGGCTGTCGCAGGAAATGCTGGGCGTGGTGCGGCGCGATACCACCATCCTGCAGCTCAACCCGGCCTTTGAAAAAGGCCTGGGCTACAGCGCGGACGAGCTGCTGGGTACTTCTTTCCTCAATTATCTGCTGCCGGAAGAACGAGAAACCGCGCGCGAAAGCTTCGAGCGCATGTTTGATACCGGCGGGGCCGACCGCTTTGTCCAGACCCGCATCCTCACCCAGAGCGGCGAGACCCGCTGGATCGTGTGGGCGCTCAGCCCCTTGGCCGACAGCGGCGTGGCCTATGTATCCGGCCGCGACATCACAGCCGAAAAACAGGCCGAGCAGGCACTGCGCCAGGAATCGTCCTTCCGCAAGGCCATGGAAGATTCGCTGGTGGTGGGCATCCGTGCCATCGACCTGCAAGGGCGCATCACCTATGTCAACCCGTCTTTCTGCGCCCTCACCGGTTACAGCGAACAGGAATTGCTGGGCCTGGCACCGCCCTACCCCTACTGGCGACAAGGCCCGCAAGGTGAAGGCAACCGGCGTGATCTGGACGATACCCTGGCCGGCGATGCGCCGCCGGAAGGTTTCCAGTCGGTGATGCAACGCAAGAATGGCGAGGTGTTCGACGCCCACATCCTGGCCTCGCCCTTGATTGATGCCCGTGGCCACCACACCGGCTGGATGGCGGTGCTGACCGACATTACCGAGCGGCTGGAAGCACAACGCCGGCTGGAAGCCTCGCACGAGCGCTTTGTCACGGTAATCGAAGGGCTGGACGCAGCCGTGGCCGTGGTGGACCCGGCCACGCTGGAGCTGCTGTTCTGCAACCAGCGCTACCAGCAATGGTTCACACCGGACCAGCCCGCCGACAGTCAGTTAGGCTATTGCGACTTGCGCCTGGTAGAACTGATGCGCAGTGCGCGCGACGTGGACATGGAAGTATGGATGGACCCGCCCTCGCGCTGGATCTCCATGCGCCGGCGCAGCATACGCTGGGTGAATGGCCGCATCGTGTCCATGACCATCCTCACCGACACCACCCAGCAGCACGACGCCGAAGAACGCTACCAGCAGCAGATGCAGCAACTGCAATCCACCTCGCGCCTGGTCACCATGGGCGAGATGGCCTCCACCCTGGCGCACGAGCTGAACCAGCCGCTATCGGCCATCGCCAACTACCAGGCAGGCTGCATCGAGCGCATCCGCCAAGGCAAAGCCACCCCGGAATCACTGCTGCCGGTGATGGAAAAAATCACCGCCCAGGCCGAACGCGCCGGCACCGTGGTGCGCCGCATCCGCGAGTTTGTCAAACAAAGCGAGCCGGACCGCAAAACCTGCCAGCTCACCGACATCATCGAAGCCTCGCTGGCCATTGCCGATATCGAAGCCCGCCGTCAGGCCGCCACCATCGATATCCAGTTGGAGAAAACCCTGCCAGCCTTGTATGTCGACCCCATCCTGGTGGAACAAGTGCTGCTCAACCTCATCAAGAACGGCATCGAATCCATGCAGGACTGCCCGCCCACCGAACGCGTACTGCATGTGGAAGCACGCCAGCTCAACCCGCGCCGCATCGAAGTGGCCATCAGCGATCACGGCCACGGCGTCCCGCTGGACCTGAAAGAACGCCTGTTCGATGCCTTCTTCACCACCAAGGCCGAAGGCATGGGCATGGGTCTCAACATCTGCCGCACCATCATCGAGTTCCACGAAGGTCAATTGTGGGTGGAAGACAATCCCGGTGGTGGTAGTATTTTCCGATTCACGCTACCGGTGTCCGAAACATGA